A portion of the Xylanivirga thermophila genome contains these proteins:
- a CDS encoding Eco57I restriction-modification methylase domain-containing protein: MEAVRFNKDALIDELKQIHKDMVSVYMELFKYKYDNNEEFRNFIEKEYRDNSISKDDKDKWNENFCHRTSYTLINKVLFIRICEDKGFMFNPEEDFIMGEPKDPNIGKKLSARGRDKWISLISNYTLGELLKFAFADMKESFKNIALFKEDKYEKLNPTKQELELKFILDSKEYGKTPVYSYEENVAKIIEKLDTSKFDFNVPTEGNILGDVYEKFMDRETRKAIGQFYTPDFVIEYILNNTVTEADVVENPFVSVLDPACGSGHFLIMAYDILRNKFEENIDKLRGKYADADYIYKNENIKGKEYWIKDRIHYHILKHCIFGADIDSFAVQLTTINLLLKDLDNFIDELNIMECDSLIKWEDDYDWKDLKQQLKDCNRLYYTINYKDIAGIYRQDDLSWNKADELVRLCEFWARKYDYIVGNPPYITVLLGRGQGKVIAENIENYYKEIYFNSVQYKINLFAIFLERGIMLAKEKISFIVPSSILTNYYFEKIRKYILNSTWIDSIFKLNYDVFESAITGGNVILNLKVNKTVNGNSNLMKTFEVKNLCDYLTRNYKISEFCQDVFLQIPSTKFLIDIDIINVILSIQKESRRLGDIAVFYNGIKTGDNKRFLSKEKKGPEYKPVIRGRDIFKYQVNNSTIYVLFDKDKLWSNTNESMYLVNKKIIVRQTSDCVIAALDDKQRYTMDTTHLIIPENTDDIFCLLGILNSKLMDFYYKQIVPELDKPFAEVKIANLKELPIKLEDRSKINKITNNVRIIIEKYDLINKLEFDMKKCIKYIKTIGDVFPIIDKIEKTLLDINILQNIIDNEVVELYGIDTNNTNKIIPFSLSKCRDCKKNNEYKKVFSDLEQIISPNKLIEEHSALYNNKTIGIISEEYGFEYYDIYLLRKKYAHDYGKDEPWEFYNLSDLYIGVNEYLKNETIEILKQKNKYISLDDIRNILEEELSNFNELMNIMRKDNPTKKSKDIVKEALNEFADTWNRYTKNINADKEPKELVKYYDSNYYGLSKWDDEIHKEYFIDAIKEYTEINPNEKKARDILNLFEELNIKDKEDYIEVLNGQIKKVFRR, encoded by the coding sequence ATGGAAGCAGTTAGATTTAATAAAGATGCTTTAATAGACGAGTTAAAACAGATTCATAAAGATATGGTTTCTGTGTATATGGAACTTTTTAAGTATAAGTATGATAATAATGAAGAATTTAGGAATTTCATTGAAAAAGAGTATAGAGATAATAGTATAAGTAAGGATGACAAAGATAAGTGGAATGAGAATTTTTGTCATAGAACTTCTTACACGCTTATAAACAAGGTTTTGTTTATAAGGATATGTGAAGACAAAGGATTTATGTTTAATCCTGAAGAAGATTTTATTATGGGAGAACCGAAAGACCCTAACATTGGCAAAAAGTTATCTGCAAGGGGTAGGGATAAGTGGATAAGCCTGATTTCCAACTATACCCTTGGAGAACTATTGAAGTTTGCTTTTGCTGATATGAAGGAATCCTTTAAAAATATTGCTCTTTTCAAAGAGGATAAATATGAGAAATTAAATCCTACCAAACAGGAACTTGAACTAAAGTTCATACTGGATAGCAAGGAATATGGAAAAACACCAGTTTATAGTTATGAGGAAAATGTTGCTAAAATCATAGAAAAACTTGATACATCAAAATTTGACTTTAATGTTCCTACTGAAGGGAATATACTTGGTGATGTTTATGAAAAATTCATGGACAGGGAAACCCGTAAAGCAATTGGACAATTTTATACTCCAGATTTTGTTATTGAATATATTTTAAATAATACGGTTACAGAAGCAGATGTGGTAGAGAACCCTTTTGTTTCCGTTTTAGACCCTGCATGTGGTAGCGGACATTTTCTAATTATGGCGTATGACATATTGAGGAATAAGTTTGAGGAAAACATTGATAAGTTAAGAGGAAAATATGCCGATGCAGATTATATCTATAAAAATGAAAATATAAAGGGTAAGGAATATTGGATAAAGGATAGAATCCATTACCATATTTTAAAACATTGTATTTTTGGTGCAGACATAGATAGTTTTGCTGTTCAGTTAACTACAATTAATCTGCTGCTAAAAGACCTTGATAATTTTATAGATGAATTAAATATAATGGAATGTGATAGTCTGATTAAGTGGGAAGATGATTATGATTGGAAGGATTTAAAACAACAGTTAAAAGATTGTAATAGACTCTATTATACAATTAATTATAAAGATATTGCCGGAATATATAGACAAGATGATTTGAGTTGGAATAAGGCAGATGAGTTAGTAAGACTTTGCGAATTTTGGGCTAGGAAATATGATTATATAGTTGGAAATCCACCATATATTACTGTATTACTTGGAAGGGGGCAGGGAAAAGTTATCGCAGAGAATATTGAGAACTATTATAAGGAAATATATTTTAACTCTGTTCAATATAAGATTAATCTTTTTGCAATTTTTTTAGAAAGAGGCATTATGCTTGCTAAAGAAAAAATAAGTTTCATTGTTCCAAGTAGTATCTTGACTAATTACTATTTTGAAAAGATAAGAAAATATATATTAAATAGCACATGGATTGATAGTATATTTAAACTTAATTATGATGTATTTGAAAGTGCTATAACAGGTGGAAATGTCATACTCAATCTAAAAGTAAATAAAACAGTAAACGGTAATTCGAACTTGATGAAAACTTTTGAAGTAAAAAATTTATGTGACTATTTAACAAGAAATTATAAAATAAGTGAATTTTGTCAGGATGTATTTTTACAAATACCAAGTACTAAATTTTTAATAGATATAGATATTATTAACGTAATATTATCTATACAAAAAGAATCAAGAAGACTAGGAGACATTGCTGTTTTTTATAATGGTATTAAGACAGGAGATAATAAAAGGTTTTTAAGTAAAGAAAAGAAAGGACCTGAATACAAACCAGTAATTAGAGGACGAGATATATTTAAATATCAGGTAAATAATAGCACTATTTATGTTTTGTTTGATAAAGACAAATTATGGAGTAATACGAATGAATCAATGTATCTGGTGAACAAAAAAATTATAGTTAGACAAACTAGTGATTGTGTTATTGCTGCATTAGATGATAAACAGAGATATACTATGGATACGACTCACTTGATAATTCCTGAAAACACAGATGATATATTTTGCTTATTAGGTATTTTAAATTCCAAGTTAATGGACTTTTACTATAAGCAAATTGTTCCAGAATTAGATAAACCTTTTGCAGAAGTGAAAATTGCTAATTTAAAAGAACTACCAATAAAATTAGAAGATAGGTCTAAAATAAATAAAATCACAAATAATGTTAGAATCATCATTGAAAAATACGATTTAATAAATAAATTAGAATTTGATATGAAGAAGTGTATTAAATATATTAAGACAATCGGAGACGTTTTCCCAATTATAGATAAGATAGAAAAGACTCTATTGGATATAAATATTCTGCAGAATATAATAGATAATGAAGTGGTGGAGTTATATGGTATCGATACAAATAACACTAATAAAATTATTCCTTTTTCACTTAGTAAATGCAGAGATTGTAAAAAAAATAATGAATATAAAAAAGTATTTAGTGATTTAGAACAAATAATAAGCCCAAATAAACTTATAGAAGAGCATTCAGCGCTTTATAATAATAAAACTATTGGGATTATTTCGGAAGAATATGGGTTCGAGTATTATGATATTTATCTGCTTCGTAAAAAATATGCTCATGATTATGGAAAAGATGAGCCTTGGGAATTCTATAATTTATCAGATTTGTATATTGGTGTTAATGAATATTTAAAAAACGAAACGATTGAAATATTAAAGCAAAAAAATAAATATATTAGCCTTGATGATATTAGAAACATATTAGAAGAAGAATTATCCAATTTTAATGAACTTATGAACATTATGAGGAAAGATAATCCAACAAAAAAATCAAAAGACATAGTGAAAGAAGCATTAAACGAATTTGCTGATACATGGAATAGATATACAAAAAATATAAATGCAGATAAAGAACCAAAAGAACTTGTAAAATATTATGACAGCAATTATTATGGTTTATCTAAATGGGATGATGAAATTCATAAAGAATATTTTATTGATGCTATTAAGGAATATACAGAGATTAATCCAAACGAGAAAAAAGCAAGAGATATATTGAATTTATTTGAGGAACTTAATATTAAAGACAAAGAAGACTATATAGAAGTTCTTAATGGTCAGATTAAAAAGGTTTTTAGAAGATAG